One part of the Thiothrix nivea DSM 5205 genome encodes these proteins:
- the rlmKL gene encoding bifunctional 23S rRNA (guanine(2069)-N(7))-methyltransferase RlmK/23S rRNA (guanine(2445)-N(2))-methyltransferase RlmL — protein MPSDTAQPLQWFFACPQFIEPLLADELTALGAEQVKIGHAGVQASGDLRFGYTTMLWSRLASRATLQLAQGYGKDQAELQTLIHSIPWDQHVHPDGTLKVRFFGRNDDIRNTQFGAQWVKDQIGDQFRSSHGERPSVSDNPDIVVAVNLHKGNASIGIELNQQSLHQRGYHDPDAHYPLRENLATAALIRAGWPVLLASDAAHLTLFDPLGAPSTFLIEGALMALDIAPGLLRGRTVTSRWLGHDATLWETLRDAARQRQAAGLERASRYTFSAAGNPAALLNLRTDWQAAGLLPSLLLPAPLGREGLGKEEENGATGLAITHLPYDETTTNVALQPIYTALGEQLASLPPGFHAAIFTDAKAPIALTNLFYSKEYRLLNGETECKLYTFDKLEQKERAANLFAEDLANRIKKNLRKLKPFIKRGDSNAYRVYDADIPEYAIAVDRYADWLHVQEYAPPKTIDEKVAQQRLEQALMTLPEVLEVRPDHIVLKQRKQQKGRNQYEKQGRAEQSLTVTEHGVKLKVNLIDYLDTGLFLDHRPMRRWMQQHAAGKSVLNLFCYTGAVSIHAAVGGAKRVDSVDMSATYLDWAEDNFHLNGLALEPYKYRFIQANAVEWLERCRSRYDLIFLDPPTFSNSKRMEDVFDVQRDHVELIRNCMRILEQDGVLVFSNNFRRFKLDLMIEADYQVQDYRIQSLPEDFQRDPKIHGCWLIRHR, from the coding sequence ATGCCATCAGACACTGCCCAACCACTGCAATGGTTTTTCGCCTGCCCCCAATTCATTGAGCCACTGCTGGCGGATGAGCTAACCGCCCTCGGCGCTGAACAGGTCAAAATTGGCCACGCCGGTGTGCAGGCAAGCGGCGATTTGCGTTTCGGTTACACCACCATGCTGTGGAGCCGCCTCGCCTCGCGCGCCACCCTGCAACTGGCGCAAGGCTACGGCAAGGATCAGGCCGAGCTGCAAACCCTGATCCATTCCATCCCCTGGGATCAGCATGTGCACCCGGATGGAACCCTGAAAGTGCGCTTTTTCGGGCGTAATGACGATATCCGCAACACCCAGTTCGGCGCGCAATGGGTGAAAGACCAGATTGGCGACCAGTTCCGGAGCAGCCACGGCGAACGCCCCAGCGTCAGCGATAACCCCGATATCGTGGTCGCGGTCAACTTGCACAAGGGCAACGCCAGCATTGGTATCGAACTCAACCAGCAAAGCCTGCACCAGCGCGGCTACCATGATCCGGATGCGCATTACCCCCTGCGCGAAAACCTTGCCACCGCTGCCTTGATCCGCGCCGGGTGGCCTGTGCTGCTTGCCAGCGATGCCGCTCACCTCACCCTGTTTGACCCGCTGGGTGCACCCAGCACTTTCCTGATCGAAGGCGCGCTCATGGCGCTCGACATTGCCCCCGGCCTGTTACGCGGCAGAACCGTCACCAGCCGCTGGCTCGGCCACGATGCAACCCTGTGGGAAACCCTGCGCGATGCCGCCCGCCAACGTCAAGCAGCAGGTCTGGAACGTGCCAGCCGCTACACTTTCAGCGCCGCTGGCAACCCCGCAGCCCTCCTCAACCTCCGCACCGACTGGCAAGCTGCCGGGTTGCTTCCATCCCTCTTGCTCCCTGCCCCCCTTGGGAGGGAAGGGTTGGGGAAGGAGGAGGAGAACGGAGCCACCGGCCTGGCCATCACCCACCTTCCCTACGACGAAACCACCACCAACGTCGCCCTGCAACCCATCTACACCGCGTTAGGTGAACAACTTGCCAGCCTCCCGCCAGGCTTCCACGCAGCCATCTTCACCGATGCCAAAGCCCCCATTGCCCTCACTAACCTGTTTTACAGCAAGGAATACCGCCTGCTCAACGGCGAAACCGAATGCAAGCTCTACACTTTCGATAAGCTGGAGCAGAAAGAACGTGCGGCCAACCTGTTTGCCGAAGACCTCGCCAACCGCATCAAGAAAAACCTGCGCAAGCTGAAACCTTTCATCAAGCGCGGTGACAGCAATGCCTACCGAGTCTACGACGCCGATATCCCCGAATACGCTATCGCCGTCGACCGTTACGCTGACTGGCTGCACGTACAGGAATATGCCCCACCCAAAACCATCGACGAAAAAGTGGCGCAGCAACGGCTGGAACAGGCGCTGATGACCTTGCCCGAAGTGCTGGAAGTACGCCCCGACCACATCGTCCTCAAACAGCGCAAGCAACAAAAAGGCCGCAACCAGTATGAAAAGCAGGGCAGGGCGGAACAATCCCTGACCGTTACCGAACATGGCGTTAAGCTCAAGGTCAACCTGATTGATTACCTGGATACCGGGCTGTTTCTCGACCACCGCCCGATGCGCCGCTGGATGCAGCAACATGCCGCCGGTAAAAGCGTGTTGAACTTATTCTGTTATACCGGCGCGGTTAGCATCCATGCTGCGGTAGGCGGGGCAAAACGGGTGGATAGCGTGGACATGTCAGCCACCTACCTGGATTGGGCGGAAGACAATTTCCACCTGAATGGTTTGGCGCTGGAGCCTTACAAATACCGTTTCATCCAGGCCAATGCGGTGGAATGGTTGGAACGCTGCCGGAGCCGTTATGACCTGATTTTTCTCGACCCGCCGACTTTCAGCAATTCCAAGCGGATGGAGGATGTGTTTGACGTGCAGCGTGACCATGTGGAATTGATCCGCAACTGTATGCGCATACTGGAACAGGATGGGGTGCTGGTGTTTTCCAATAACTTCCGCAGGTTCAAACTCGACCTGATGATTGAAGCGGATTACCAGGTGCAGGACTACCGGATACAGTCACTGCCGGAGGATTTTCAGCGTGACCCGAAAATCCACGGCTGTTGGCTGATCAGGCACAGATAA
- the hemE gene encoding uroporphyrinogen decarboxylase, producing MTKLKNDRFLRALLKQPVDTTPIWIMRQAGRYLPEYRATRQQAGSFMDLCKNPELACEVTLQPLERYALDAAILFSDILTVPDAMGLGLYFAEGEGPRFTQPVRTLADIEKIGIPDPEGELRYVMDAVRTIRRELDGRVPLIGFTGSPWTLATYMVEGSSSKEFAKVKGMLYGNPAALHLLLDKLADSIILYLNAQIAAGAQAAMIFDTWGGTLTPSTYREFSLRYMQKIVDGVQREREGRRVPVILFTKGGAQWLEPMADTGCDALGLDWTIDIGEARSRVGDKVALQGNMDPCVLYASPEVIRQQVADILASFGQGSGHVFNLGHGIHQHIDPENVGVLVDAVHELGRQYHRQA from the coding sequence ATGACCAAACTCAAAAACGACCGTTTTCTACGCGCCCTCCTGAAACAACCGGTAGACACCACCCCTATCTGGATCATGCGTCAGGCAGGCCGTTACCTGCCCGAGTACCGCGCCACCCGCCAGCAAGCGGGCAGCTTCATGGACTTGTGCAAAAATCCGGAACTCGCCTGCGAAGTCACCCTGCAACCGCTGGAACGTTACGCGCTGGATGCCGCCATCCTGTTTTCCGACATCCTCACTGTTCCCGATGCGATGGGGCTGGGGCTGTATTTTGCAGAAGGCGAAGGCCCACGCTTCACCCAACCGGTGCGCACACTGGCAGATATTGAAAAGATCGGCATCCCCGACCCGGAAGGCGAGTTGCGTTACGTGATGGATGCAGTGCGCACCATTCGCCGTGAACTGGACGGGCGCGTTCCCCTGATCGGCTTCACCGGCAGCCCCTGGACACTGGCCACTTACATGGTGGAAGGCAGCTCCAGCAAGGAATTCGCCAAGGTCAAAGGAATGCTCTACGGCAACCCTGCCGCCCTGCACCTGTTGCTGGACAAACTGGCCGACAGCATCATCCTGTACCTGAATGCGCAAATCGCAGCAGGCGCGCAAGCGGCCATGATCTTCGACACCTGGGGCGGCACACTGACCCCTTCCACTTACCGCGAGTTTTCCCTGCGTTACATGCAGAAAATCGTCGACGGCGTGCAACGTGAACGTGAAGGCCGCCGCGTGCCGGTCATCCTGTTCACCAAGGGTGGTGCGCAATGGCTGGAGCCGATGGCGGACACCGGCTGCGACGCGCTGGGGCTGGACTGGACTATCGACATCGGCGAAGCCCGCAGCCGCGTAGGCGACAAAGTAGCCCTGCAAGGCAATATGGATCCGTGCGTGCTGTATGCATCACCTGAAGTGATCCGCCAGCAGGTGGCCGACATTTTGGCTAGCTTCGGGCAAGGTTCCGGGCATGTCTTCAATCTGGGGCATGGCATCCATCAGCATATTGACCCGGAAAACGTGGGCGTGCTGGTAGACGCAGTGCATGAGCTAGGGCGGCAATATCACCGTCAAGCGTAG
- a CDS encoding GatB/YqeY domain-containing protein, with product MSLKAQITEDMKAAMRAQDKARLGVIRLILAAVKQQEVDTRVELDDSAILVVLDKMTKQRRESIRQYTDAGRDDLAGQEEFELGIIQTYLPQPLSDNELADLIGQAIAETGASSMRDMGKVMNWLKPKVQGRTDMGQLSGQIKNRLNG from the coding sequence ATGAGCCTCAAGGCGCAAATCACCGAAGACATGAAAGCCGCCATGCGCGCACAGGACAAGGCGCGGTTGGGGGTTATCCGTCTGATCCTGGCGGCGGTCAAGCAACAGGAAGTGGACACGCGCGTCGAGCTGGATGACAGCGCCATTCTGGTGGTGCTGGACAAAATGACCAAGCAGCGCCGCGAATCCATCCGCCAGTATACCGATGCAGGCCGTGACGACCTTGCCGGGCAGGAAGAATTTGAACTGGGCATTATCCAGACTTACCTGCCCCAGCCGCTAAGCGACAACGAGCTTGCCGACCTGATCGGGCAGGCTATCGCTGAAACCGGCGCGTCCTCCATGCGCGACATGGGCAAAGTCATGAACTGGCTCAAACCCAAAGTACAGGGCCGCACCGACATGGGCCAACTGAGCGGGCAAATCAAAAACCGCCTCAACGGCTAA
- the rpsU gene encoding 30S ribosomal protein S21 yields the protein MPSVKVRDTEPFEVALRRFKRTCEKAGVVAEVRGREFYEKPTSVRKRMRAAAVKRNLKRISRDLNRRVRLY from the coding sequence ATGCCAAGTGTAAAAGTACGTGATACCGAGCCTTTTGAAGTTGCCCTGCGCCGATTCAAGCGCACCTGTGAAAAAGCAGGCGTAGTTGCCGAAGTCCGTGGCCGTGAGTTTTACGAAAAGCCCACTTCCGTGCGCAAGCGTATGCGTGCTGCTGCCGTCAAGCGCAACCTCAAGCGCATCTCCCGCGACCTGAACCGCCGCGTCCGTCTGTACTGA
- the fur gene encoding ferric iron uptake transcriptional regulator, which produces MEEQDIKRAGLKITQPRVKILDLLGNSPEHHLSAEDIYKSLLANGEEIGLATVYRVLTQFEAAGLVNRHHFEGGQAVFELATDEHHDHMVCMKTGKVVEFYDEVIEQRQRELARKHNFRIKDHSLILYGEFIGENDEIA; this is translated from the coding sequence GTGGAAGAGCAGGATATTAAACGTGCCGGATTAAAGATTACACAACCACGGGTCAAGATCCTCGACCTGCTGGGCAATTCCCCCGAACATCACCTGAGCGCGGAAGACATCTACAAGTCACTGTTGGCCAACGGGGAAGAAATCGGCCTTGCCACTGTTTACCGCGTCTTAACCCAGTTTGAAGCCGCCGGGCTAGTCAACCGCCACCATTTCGAGGGCGGGCAAGCTGTATTTGAACTCGCCACCGACGAACACCACGACCACATGGTGTGCATGAAAACCGGCAAAGTCGTCGAGTTCTACGATGAAGTCATCGAACAACGCCAGCGCGAACTTGCCCGCAAGCATAATTTCCGCATCAAAGACCATTCCCTGATCCTGTATGGGGAATTCATCGGGGAAAATGACGAAATCGCGTGA
- a CDS encoding outer membrane protein assembly factor BamE, whose translation MIKPIISLSLSAILLAGCNTYKMEIQQGNYISREALATVRPGMSEAQVREVLGTPLLVDDFHKSRWDYVFYLHSPGQPPQRSSATVFFQNGVVRDIRVDAAPAAKG comes from the coding sequence ATGATAAAGCCTATCATTTCACTTTCCCTCAGCGCCATCCTGCTGGCAGGTTGCAATACCTATAAAATGGAAATCCAGCAGGGCAATTACATCAGCCGTGAAGCGTTGGCCACGGTGCGGCCAGGCATGAGTGAGGCGCAGGTGAGGGAAGTGCTCGGTACGCCTTTGTTGGTGGATGATTTCCATAAAAGCCGTTGGGATTATGTGTTTTACCTGCATTCGCCGGGTCAGCCGCCGCAACGCAGCAGCGCGACCGTGTTTTTCCAGAACGGCGTAGTGCGTGACATCCGCGTGGATGCTGCACCCGCCGCCAAGGGTTAA
- a CDS encoding RnfH family protein — protein sequence MANPETIRIEVIYPLPHEQLLLETQVPAGSNIRDGILASGILERYPELDIGTLEAGIFGKMAKLDVPLRERDRIEIYRPLIADPKAVRKQRAAEGKVMKKGGGDTDNGEAA from the coding sequence ATGGCAAACCCTGAAACCATCCGCATCGAAGTCATTTACCCCTTACCGCACGAACAGTTGCTGCTGGAAACCCAGGTTCCGGCGGGGAGTAATATCCGCGACGGTATCCTCGCCTCCGGTATTCTGGAACGTTACCCGGAACTGGACATTGGCACGCTGGAAGCCGGTATTTTTGGCAAGATGGCCAAGCTCGACGTCCCGTTGCGTGAACGTGACCGCATTGAAATTTACCGCCCGCTGATTGCCGACCCCAAAGCCGTGCGCAAACAACGCGCTGCTGAAGGCAAGGTCATGAAAAAAGGTGGCGGGGATACAGACAACGGCGAGGCTGCCTGA
- a CDS encoding type II toxin-antitoxin system RatA family toxin: MAHISRSALVPYSSEQMYRLVDDIKLYPQFLPWCRNAAEHERDADQVKASIEIAKGAVNKQFTTLNRLQKNKTIEMRLVDGPFKHLHGFWRFDELKADACKVSLDLNFEFSNKLLSMVVGPVFNQVANTLVDSFVERARKVYGKP, from the coding sequence ATGGCGCATATCAGCCGCAGCGCACTGGTTCCCTACAGTTCGGAACAGATGTACCGACTGGTCGACGACATCAAGCTCTACCCGCAATTTCTGCCTTGGTGCAGGAATGCGGCAGAGCACGAACGCGACGCCGATCAGGTCAAAGCCAGCATTGAAATCGCCAAGGGGGCGGTGAACAAGCAATTCACCACCCTCAACCGCCTGCAAAAGAACAAAACCATTGAAATGCGCCTGGTTGACGGGCCATTTAAACACTTACATGGCTTCTGGCGTTTTGATGAATTGAAGGCGGATGCCTGTAAGGTATCGCTGGATCTCAACTTCGAGTTTTCCAACAAGCTGCTCAGCATGGTGGTCGGGCCGGTTTTCAACCAGGTCGCCAACACGCTGGTGGATTCTTTTGTTGAAAGGGCGAGAAAAGTCTATGGCAAACCCTGA
- a CDS encoding AAA family ATPase produces the protein MSKRYYFCAEEVRLNSRLAPRLYLGVVPVLLVEGNYRLGSTADMDSATVVEYAVKMRQFDPAQQLDRLLAANRLPLEAMDTLADILARFHRQAEQAPADSPYGKPDSVLAPMLQNFVLLRQNLPDPALQKHLNALEHWTQQEYARLRTNLLQRKQRGHIRACHGDMHLGNMALIDGKITLFDGIEFNAELRWIDTASDCAFLLMDLEDQGKPAWAHRLLNQWLAATGDYEALPILNLYKVYRALVRAKVQALRLSQLQDTDERADIQSHCINYLQLAETYTQPARPALLITHGLSGSGKSWGCHALVEELGFIQLRSDVERKRLAGIQPTERQQEALDQGIYSPDMNRLTHDRLATLAVLALQSGYNVVVDATFLRMEQRQRFRQLAQEQQATFLTLHFEATPAQLEANIKQRQQQGNDASDADIAVLHKQLSHYKPLQADEPCVTVHSNESLPLARIQALLGRT, from the coding sequence TTGAGTAAGCGGTATTATTTCTGCGCGGAAGAAGTGCGCCTCAACAGCCGCCTTGCCCCCAGGCTCTATCTTGGCGTCGTGCCGGTACTGCTTGTAGAGGGCAATTACCGCCTTGGCTCCACGGCAGACATGGATTCCGCCACTGTGGTCGAATACGCCGTCAAAATGCGTCAGTTTGACCCTGCGCAGCAACTGGATAGGCTGCTGGCGGCAAACCGGCTACCGCTGGAGGCAATGGATACCCTGGCAGACATTCTCGCCCGCTTTCACCGGCAGGCCGAACAGGCTCCCGCTGACAGCCCTTACGGCAAGCCAGACAGCGTGCTTGCACCCATGCTGCAAAATTTTGTCCTCCTGCGGCAAAACCTGCCTGACCCGGCCTTGCAGAAACACCTGAATGCACTGGAACACTGGACGCAGCAGGAATATGCCAGACTGCGTACAAACCTCCTGCAACGCAAACAGCGGGGTCATATCCGCGCCTGCCACGGCGACATGCATCTGGGGAACATGGCCCTGATTGACGGTAAAATCACCCTGTTCGACGGCATCGAGTTCAACGCTGAACTACGCTGGATTGATACCGCCAGCGACTGCGCTTTCCTGCTGATGGATCTGGAAGACCAGGGGAAACCTGCCTGGGCACACCGGCTACTGAACCAGTGGCTGGCGGCAACAGGCGACTACGAAGCGCTGCCCATCCTCAATCTGTACAAGGTTTACCGGGCACTGGTACGCGCCAAGGTGCAGGCATTAAGGCTCAGCCAGCTTCAGGATACGGATGAACGTGCCGACATCCAGTCACACTGCATCAACTACTTGCAACTGGCGGAAACCTACACCCAGCCCGCCCGCCCTGCCCTGCTGATTACGCATGGGTTGAGCGGTTCCGGCAAATCCTGGGGTTGCCATGCACTGGTTGAGGAACTGGGCTTCATCCAGTTACGTTCGGATGTGGAACGCAAACGGCTGGCGGGAATACAGCCCACCGAACGGCAGCAAGAGGCACTGGATCAAGGCATCTACAGCCCGGACATGAACAGGCTAACCCATGATCGGCTGGCCACCCTGGCCGTGTTGGCGCTACAAAGCGGATACAACGTGGTGGTAGACGCAACCTTCCTGCGAATGGAGCAACGCCAGCGTTTCCGGCAGCTGGCGCAGGAACAGCAGGCTACATTCCTGACCTTGCATTTCGAGGCCACACCCGCGCAACTGGAAGCCAACATCAAGCAACGTCAGCAACAGGGCAACGATGCCTCAGATGCCGATATTGCTGTGTTGCACAAACAATTAAGCCATTACAAACCATTGCAGGCAGACGAACCTTGTGTAACAGTTCACAGCAACGAAAGTTTACCGTTAGCGAGGATACAAGCCCTGCTTGGTCGCACCTAG
- the mrcB gene encoding penicillin-binding protein 1B encodes MNQEVKQESSVRRFFKGLWFTLALFGRVFRILLLVVLVLGLLAGIAYTMQLDEKVREQFEGRRWELPARVFARPLDMYEGQQLFADHLEQELKLLSYRQVDEPVETGQYFRKGDKFVINTRGFQFADDKEPARSIKVSVANGKIASLAYADGKNPLDLMRLEPVLIGNFYPRHNEDRVLIRQKDVPEILLKGLIAVEDKKFYEHQGVNPMAIGRAMVANLKAGHTVQGGSTLTQQLVKNFYLTNERSWHRKIKEAIMAFLLEMRYEKKDILEAYLNEIHLGQDGDRAIHGFGLAAQFYFNRPIWELKADQVALLIGLAKGAGYYDPRLHPDRALERRNLVLQVMRTSGVLTEGPYQEALAQPLGVVEKKPSGNSPFPAYLDLVRQQLQRDYKEDDLRTQGLMIFTAMDPIVQLTAETILQNRVARLEKANRISKGKLNGAMIISSVQGGEVMALVGSRDVRYAGYNRALTSLRQIGSLVKPAIYLRALENSRKYTLATRINDGPVTVKLASRKYWQPRNYDHRSMGAVTVLKALTLSRNTPAVRIGVDLGVDKVVQTLHELGINSAIPAYPSILLGALELPLIDVQQMYQTLAAGGSYSPLKAIRSVMNLHGQLLTRYPLTVKQVASPEAADLLAYALHRNTIEGTAKELASTLPGWKKVAGKTGTTNDKKDSWFAGFSGQHVVTVWVGRDDNKPTNLTGGTGALKVWSDLFRVLPTKPLQTANSSRLVWVDVDQSSGLRFNPDCGKAVRTPFIKGSQPQKTSYCAPLEPVAPKPEPVAAPATTAPAPAPAAKKQDPSNWIDNLMQ; translated from the coding sequence TTGAATCAGGAAGTAAAACAGGAATCGTCTGTGCGGCGTTTCTTCAAGGGGTTATGGTTTACGCTCGCGCTGTTTGGGCGGGTGTTCCGTATCCTGCTGCTGGTGGTGCTGGTGCTGGGTTTGCTGGCGGGTATCGCCTACACCATGCAACTGGACGAAAAAGTGCGTGAGCAGTTTGAAGGCCGCCGCTGGGAATTGCCGGCGCGTGTGTTTGCCCGCCCGCTGGACATGTACGAAGGCCAGCAACTGTTTGCTGACCATTTGGAGCAGGAACTGAAACTGCTAAGCTACCGCCAGGTGGATGAGCCGGTTGAAACCGGGCAGTATTTCCGCAAAGGCGACAAGTTCGTCATCAATACGCGCGGCTTCCAGTTTGCGGACGACAAGGAACCGGCACGCAGCATCAAGGTATCCGTTGCCAATGGTAAAATTGCCTCGCTGGCCTATGCCGATGGTAAAAACCCACTCGACCTGATGCGGTTGGAACCGGTGCTCATCGGCAATTTCTACCCGCGCCACAATGAAGACCGTGTGCTGATAAGGCAAAAAGATGTGCCTGAAATTCTGCTCAAAGGCTTGATTGCCGTTGAGGATAAAAAGTTTTACGAACACCAGGGGGTCAACCCGATGGCGATTGGCCGTGCGATGGTGGCTAACCTGAAAGCAGGCCACACCGTGCAGGGCGGCAGTACCTTGACCCAGCAGCTGGTGAAAAACTTTTACCTGACCAATGAACGTAGTTGGCACCGCAAGATCAAGGAGGCCATCATGGCTTTCCTGCTGGAAATGCGCTACGAGAAGAAGGACATCCTGGAAGCCTACCTAAACGAAATCCACCTTGGGCAGGATGGTGACCGTGCCATTCATGGCTTTGGGCTGGCCGCCCAGTTTTATTTCAACCGCCCGATATGGGAATTGAAGGCTGACCAGGTTGCCTTGCTGATCGGTTTGGCGAAAGGTGCGGGTTATTATGACCCGCGTTTGCACCCTGACAGGGCGCTGGAACGGCGTAACTTGGTGCTACAGGTCATGCGGACGAGTGGTGTCCTCACCGAAGGGCCTTATCAGGAAGCCCTGGCTCAGCCGCTAGGCGTGGTTGAGAAAAAACCTTCCGGCAACAGCCCGTTTCCCGCTTATCTGGATCTGGTGCGCCAGCAGTTGCAGCGTGATTACAAAGAAGACGACCTGCGCACCCAGGGTTTGATGATCTTCACTGCCATGGATCCGATTGTCCAGTTGACGGCGGAAACTATCCTGCAAAATCGGGTTGCCCGCCTCGAAAAAGCCAACCGTATCAGCAAGGGCAAACTCAACGGCGCGATGATCATCAGCAGTGTGCAAGGGGGGGAAGTGATGGCGCTGGTCGGCAGCCGGGATGTCCGCTATGCGGGTTACAACCGGGCGCTGACATCGTTGCGGCAAATTGGCTCGCTGGTCAAACCGGCCATCTATCTGCGGGCGCTGGAAAACTCCCGCAAATATACTCTGGCGACCCGCATCAATGATGGCCCGGTCACGGTGAAACTGGCTTCCCGCAAATACTGGCAGCCACGCAATTATGATCACCGCAGTATGGGTGCTGTTACGGTGCTGAAAGCTCTGACCTTATCACGCAATACCCCAGCGGTACGGATTGGGGTTGATCTGGGTGTCGACAAGGTTGTGCAGACTCTGCACGAATTGGGCATAAATTCGGCAATCCCCGCATACCCTTCCATCTTGCTGGGGGCGCTGGAATTGCCGCTGATTGACGTGCAACAGATGTACCAGACACTGGCGGCTGGTGGCTCTTATTCCCCACTGAAAGCAATCCGTAGCGTCATGAACCTGCATGGCCAGTTGCTGACCCGTTACCCGTTGACGGTCAAGCAAGTGGCAAGCCCGGAAGCTGCCGACCTGCTGGCATATGCCTTGCACCGTAATACCATCGAAGGCACTGCCAAGGAACTCGCTTCAACCTTGCCGGGCTGGAAAAAGGTGGCGGGCAAGACGGGTACCACCAATGACAAGAAAGATAGCTGGTTCGCCGGTTTTTCCGGTCAGCATGTGGTGACCGTGTGGGTAGGCCGTGACGACAACAAACCGACCAACCTGACAGGTGGTACCGGCGCATTGAAAGTTTGGTCAGACCTGTTCCGGGTATTGCCAACCAAGCCGCTCCAGACGGCCAATTCTTCGCGTTTGGTATGGGTTGATGTTGATCAGTCTTCGGGCTTGCGGTTTAATCCTGACTGCGGCAAAGCGGTGCGGACACCTTTCATCAAGGGTAGCCAGCCACAGAAAACCAGTTATTGCGCGCCACTGGAACCGGTCGCGCCAAAACCAGAGCCAGTTGCAGCCCCGGCAACGACAGCCCCCGCTCCAGCGCCTGCGGCAAAGAAACAAGACCCGTCCAACTGGATTGATAATCTGATGCAATGA
- a CDS encoding tetratricopeptide repeat protein codes for MTPIFCRNLAVGLLMAGVLSACSPSPYVLQDRVYGNGRPPVVATPPPPARPPAKPTRETPPATASTKVVTQDKRPTVTTPPPTRETPDIIDAPGVETEALDVSPTKTYKSSPAVQALVRQADAAMAKNDFDMAASTIERALRIESDNPELWLKLGTINARQGKHEQAASMASKAKFYQEQLN; via the coding sequence ATGACGCCAATATTTTGCAGAAACCTTGCAGTCGGTTTGTTGATGGCGGGTGTTTTATCCGCCTGCTCACCCAGCCCGTATGTGTTGCAGGATCGGGTATACGGCAACGGCAGGCCACCTGTCGTCGCCACGCCACCGCCACCTGCCCGTCCTCCGGCCAAGCCTACGCGGGAAACGCCACCTGCCACGGCAAGCACCAAAGTTGTAACCCAGGACAAACGGCCAACGGTTACGACTCCGCCGCCCACACGGGAAACGCCAGACATCATCGACGCGCCTGGCGTGGAAACAGAAGCGCTGGATGTTTCCCCCACCAAAACCTACAAATCTTCCCCGGCGGTGCAGGCACTGGTCAGGCAGGCTGATGCGGCGATGGCAAAAAACGATTTTGACATGGCCGCATCGACCATTGAACGCGCCCTGCGGATTGAATCCGATAACCCGGAGTTGTGGCTGAAACTCGGTACCATCAATGCACGTCAGGGCAAGCACGAGCAGGCAGCCAGCATGGCCAGCAAGGCAAAGTTCTACCAGGAGCAGCTCAATTAG